One Bacillota bacterium genomic region harbors:
- a CDS encoding MarR family transcriptional regulator, which produces MGPPSEKEDSRRLKELLYKIDELIIQLTRRLYIQVARQAPNELTQSQFVLCRLLKKHGRMTVSELAESLGVSLSAVTVTADKLCRSGIMRRERSEQDRRVVWLALTEDGYRVVSDALESWNLALKGYFARLPEEDLERLNSICGKLLAKEQADRAKTALKESVPADAEKPEAKKEKPEAADAEKPEATDAEKPEAKKEG; this is translated from the coding sequence GTGGGACCGCCTTCTGAAAAGGAGGATTCGCGCAGGCTCAAGGAGTTACTCTACAAAATCGACGAGTTGATCATCCAGCTTACACGCCGCTTATATATTCAGGTGGCGCGGCAGGCGCCCAACGAACTCACCCAGAGCCAGTTCGTGCTCTGCAGGCTGCTCAAGAAACACGGGCGGATGACGGTTTCCGAACTCGCCGAAAGCCTGGGGGTGTCGCTATCCGCCGTCACGGTGACGGCCGACAAGCTCTGCCGCTCGGGCATAATGCGGCGTGAGCGGAGTGAGCAGGACCGGCGGGTGGTGTGGTTGGCTCTGACTGAGGATGGGTATCGAGTGGTGTCCGATGCCTTAGAAAGCTGGAACCTTGCTCTTAAAGGGTATTTCGCCCGCCTGCCCGAAGAGGATTTGGAAAGGCTTAATTCCATTTGCGGGAAGCTGCTCGCCAAGGAGCAGGCGGACCGGGCCAAAACCGCCTTGAAGGAGAGCGTGCCGGCCGACGCGGAAAAGCCCGAAGCAAAGAAGGAAAAGCCCGAAGCGGCCGACGCGGAAAAGCCCGAAGCAACAGACGCGGAAAAACCCGAAGCAAAGAAGGAGGGGTAG
- a CDS encoding efflux RND transporter periplasmic adaptor subunit — translation MGRRLLALVVVVVLGLLFAVSGCGRAGPEGQEEEEAKVPVFVAAAEMGRLSRGDVLTGQVVPRTEINLVPKMAGQVAAVAVDVGDRVGAGQTVLQLDAVELRAQLTQAEAGVAAAESGLFQAELALEQAQADYDRVKFLHEQGAIADADFEKAELNFKLARNQAENLGPAQLQQARGQLEFARANYNNAVLTSPVTGLVAARHIDPGELASPGVPVLTLIDIDRVRVEVNASEKLVHRIKSGQEVRVLVTAAAAEPLAGKVVSIAPAADPRARTYPVKVELPNPDHRLKPGMFAEVDFGTEAAENVLVPRDAVFQRSGAHCVFVHAGGRIELRAVRPGPSDGRTIAVLEGLEAGEQVVVSGQEALEDGMEVQAAGTEADQ, via the coding sequence TTGGGGCGCAGGTTATTGGCACTGGTCGTGGTCGTGGTCCTGGGTTTGCTGTTCGCGGTGAGCGGCTGCGGGCGGGCCGGGCCTGAAGGCCAGGAGGAGGAAGAGGCCAAGGTCCCGGTGTTTGTCGCTGCGGCCGAAATGGGGCGCTTGAGCCGTGGTGACGTCTTAACCGGGCAGGTCGTACCCCGGACCGAGATCAACCTGGTGCCCAAGATGGCGGGCCAGGTGGCGGCGGTGGCCGTGGACGTGGGCGACCGCGTCGGCGCCGGACAGACCGTATTGCAGCTTGACGCCGTGGAACTGCGGGCGCAGCTCACCCAAGCGGAAGCCGGGGTGGCGGCGGCCGAATCGGGGCTTTTTCAGGCGGAACTGGCGCTCGAACAGGCCCAAGCGGACTACGACCGGGTGAAGTTCCTCCACGAACAGGGTGCGATCGCCGATGCGGACTTCGAGAAAGCGGAACTCAACTTCAAGCTGGCCCGCAACCAGGCTGAAAACCTCGGCCCCGCCCAGCTCCAGCAGGCCCGCGGCCAACTGGAATTCGCAAGGGCGAACTACAACAACGCCGTCCTGACCTCACCCGTGACCGGCCTCGTGGCCGCCCGGCACATCGACCCTGGTGAGCTGGCCTCGCCCGGCGTGCCGGTACTCACCCTCATCGATATCGACCGTGTCCGGGTGGAGGTGAACGCCTCCGAAAAACTGGTGCACCGGATCAAGAGCGGCCAAGAGGTCCGGGTACTGGTGACGGCGGCCGCCGCCGAGCCGCTGGCCGGCAAGGTGGTCAGCATCGCCCCGGCGGCCGACCCGCGTGCCCGCACCTACCCGGTCAAAGTCGAGCTGCCGAACCCCGATCACCGGTTGAAGCCGGGGATGTTCGCCGAGGTGGACTTCGGGACCGAGGCGGCCGAGAACGTGTTGGTACCCCGGGACGCCGTGTTCCAGCGGTCCGGCGCGCACTGCGTGTTTGTGCACGCCGGGGGGCGGATCGAACTGCGCGCCGTTCGGCCCGGCCCGTCCGACGGGCGCACGATAGCCGTGCTCGAAGGGTTGGAGGCCGGGGAACAAGTGGTGGTTTCCGGGCAGGAGGCCCTGGAGGACGGGATGGAAGTGCAGGCTGCGGGAACGGAGGCAGACCAATGA